CCGCCTTCAGCATCGCGACGATCTCGCTCGCGTTGATGAAGCTGAAGGACCCGGCAAAAATGTCGATACCGCCGCACCCCGCACGGGCGCGCGGCAGTTGCAGGTTGGCGATGTTGGTCGTCTTCTGAGGAAAGCGCGTCCAGACATTGCCGAGGCTGTAGTATCCGGCCGACTGGCCTTCGAATGCGGTCGGCCCATTGATATTCGCGGCGCCGCCGACATCGTTGAGGAACGAGTCCATCGAACTGCCGACATCGGCCGATGCACTGGTAAGGGGCAGGGTAGCCGCGAGGATCGCGGCGACGGCACGTTTCATCCTAGTAGTCACGTCCGGCGTCCTTCGATGTGAGGAGGTAAATGCGGTCCTGAAGCTCGTCGGCACTCATCACGCCGTAGCCGATCGGGATGGGCTGACCCTTCAGTGCGTCCCAGAGCACGACCGCTGGCGTGACCTTGGGCTCGAGCCCCATGCGGCTGCGCTGATTGGTCTCGACAGTGTAGTTCGGGAAATGGCGCGAGGGGCCACCATCGGTCGAAATCGCGCGCACCGTGATGTGCCAGGTCGACGCAACGCTCTGAACGATCGGCGACATGACTTCGCAGGCGCCGCAGCTCTGGGCGAAGAAGAAGAACAGCCCGTAGCGTTCAGAGAGCTGCGCCATGACCGCATTGCGCTCGGCGTTGCGCGAGTCCTGCCACTGGCGCTTGCCGAGCGTCGAGACCGGACGCTGGAGCGTATAGTCGAGGTCAGGATCCTGCCAGATTGCCCGCTGCCAGACATCGCTGAACAGCGATGCCCGGTCGAGCTGGGCGCGCTGGAAGCGGATATAGGCTGTCACATTGGCTGGTGTCGGCTCGAGGATGGCCTTGGCTTTCAGTTCGCGCAGATTTGCCGTGATGGCGTCGAGCTGGCTGGTCGCGCTTGGCGTGACCGCCGGTGCTTCGACCTCCATTTCGGGCGGCCTGGGCTTCGAGCAGTAGAACCAGTATCCAAGCCTTCGCTCCTCGCAGTAGAAGCTGTCCTGCCGGTCGCTGGTTGTGACGAGGGGTGGTTCCTGGGCTTGCGCCGACGTGCTGAAGGCACTCGGCGCAAGACTAAGGGTGAGGCAGGCGGTAAGCAGCCGCCGGGCGGCCTTATTGGCTGGCGCGGGCATAATAGTCCTCGATCTTCTGTTGGATTTCGGTGGCGGCCTGGAGCTCGTCGGGCAGGCGCGCGGCGTCGGTGAATTCGGCGTAGACTTCGCTGAAATCCATCTTCGAGAGATCGAGCCGCGAAAACTCGTCGATGGTAAAGCCAAGGCACTGCTCGGTCTTGGGCTTGCCCCAGAGCTTGTTCAGCTGCTGGCGGCCCTGTTCCTGCAGGATCCGCGAAAGCTTGGATTCAAAGCAGCAATAGACTTTCTTCTTGGTCAGGCAGACGCCTAGGAAGCTGTCCGAGCAATAGGTCCCGACATAGGCGCACAGGCCCTGCGCATCGCGCTGGTGAAGCAGCATTTCCTCGCGGCTGCAGCCGAGCGCGACAAGCAGCTGGATACCCGGAATGAGCGGGAAACCCTTGCCCTTGCAGCAATTGAGCACGCCGAAGACCTTGGACGAGCAGGTGTTGCGCGTACCCTTGAACAGGGTGAGCGTGTCGGGATCGAACTCGCGCCGTGCCTGGTCCATCGCGTTGAGCGCGACAACCGCGTCCTTGAACTCGTCATTGGCCTCGCGCTCGATCGTCTCGCACGAGCCATCGATGCAATAGACGTCGCCGTCGCAGATGAACTGGCTGGTATTGGCAGGCTGGTCCGGGACAGGACAGTCGTAGACCCGCTCCCAGGTTCGACAAGGCTCCCCCGAAAGGCAGTCTTCGCGCACCAGCGAGCAGCCGGGCGTGCTTTCCAGCGTCTGGCAGTCCTGAGCTTGCGTAAATTGGGCGCAGGTATAGCTGCGCGACCACGCCCAGCAGGGCTGGGTGACCGCGATGCCGTCGACAATCCGGGTGACAGGATCGCTGTCGGTGCAGGTCTCGGTGTCCTGCTGGCATGAGCTGTCCGCAGCAAGGCCCGCGCACTGGCTTTCATCGCGGCTCGTCGTGACGACATTCTCGCCGGTTACGGTGAAGGGCGTCGCGCCATCGACCGGTGCAGTGCAGCTTACGAGATCGACGCGCAGGTCGCCCGAGTTACAGCCCCAGTAGATGCCGAGATAGGGATCGCACAGATTGATCGGATAGGACTGCGTGACCGTGCATTGCGGCGCCGGGTAGCGATTGCAATTGTAGATCGATGCCGGATCGACGCCGCTCCCGCCGACGCAATAGTAGCCATAGACCTGTCGCTGCTCGATCGTGGCATTCAGCGTCACCGGGCAGGTTCTGTTCTCCTGGGAAGCCGTATAGCCGACATTGCAGGTCGCCATGTAACGCGCTGCCGTGCCGGTTCCCGGAGGTAATGGGACGCAGCGGCCCTGGCTCCCGCTGATGCTCATGCCGCTCGTGTAGGAGAGCGGGTCGTTGCTGATGACAGTGCTGCGCGCGACAACCGCGTCGAGATCCTGCGGCGCGAACTGCGCACGGCGATCCATGGAATCGCGCATGGTCCGGTAGCCGGTGTTCGCCGTTGCCTGGCTTGCGGCCTCACGCGCCATCCGGTCGGGATCGTCGAAATAGCCCGACTGGTTCGGGACTCCCCCGAAATTGGGAACGCGGTTTGCGTCCGGGTCAGTCGTAGCCGCGCTCTGCGCTGCGGCCGCCTGGTCGCGCCCGAACGCCTTGCCGTCCGCCTTGGCGGCATCGGTTGTGGTCTGGGCCGAGACGCTTGTCGGCAGACAGGCGCAGGCGAGGCAGAAAAGGGGGAGGAGAAGCCGCTTCATTGTGTGCTCCGTTGCAGGCGGGCAAGATGCTGGGATGCGAGAAGGGCGCCGGGACCGCCGCCTTGGGCGAAGGTTTCGAGCGCATAGGACACGCTGACATTACCGCTCATCCGGTCGTGGGGCGGAACCTGGGTCCGGCAATCGAAGCCATCGCAGAGATCGAAATCGCTGCTGGTCACGACATAGGTTGGGACTGCCTCGACCCCGAAGGCGCGAAACAGGCGCGGGTCTATGCCGACCGCATCGAGCTTGCCGCCCTCCGCTGCAACTTTCGCGAGCGCTGCGGTCAGGGTCTTCGCGCTGCCCCCTGGCAGCCCGCGAAGTACGACCACACCTCCTGCACGGGCTACGTCGTCCGCCATGGCGCGCAAGGCCGCTGGCGGCATCGAGAGCGAAGCGAACGCGATGAAGCGGGGTGCTTCACCCAAGCCCTCGCTGGCCATGGTACCCGCATCGGCCACCATCTTGTCGAAGTCGAAGATGTCCGCGCTTTCTGACCGCGCGGATCTTGCCGCTTGCTCGGTGTAGCGCTTGCCATGCGCCTGAGCTTCGGCGGCGCTGTCATTGGCTTGGCTAAGGACTGCCTCGGCGCGCGCGCGGGCATTGGCGGCAAGCGCATCGGCTTCGCTCGACTCGACCTTGGCGCGGGCGCGTATCGCTTCGAGATCGAGCTCCGGCTCGCTCGTCTGCGCTGCGGCTCCCGCCATAGCGGCCGCGCCAGTGATCGACGCGATTACAAGGAGATGAGGGAATATTCTCATAGCGCGCAGCAGTTCCGTTTGCGCCAGACCAGATAGCCCATGTCCTCGCCGATGGCGGGATAGACCTGGCCTGCCGACATGAAGGTGGTGGAGGCGCCAATGGGCGCGCAGGCGTAGCGGCCCTTGGTCTGCGGATTGGGATTGGTGGCCTGGAAGCGGTATTGCTGTTTCCTCATCACTGGCATCAGATACTTGCCGCAAAGTCCCTTGCTGCCCATCGTGCCCCAGGCGACGAGTTCGCGGTGGAGCTTGTAGGAGAAGCGGGCGAGGGCGAGCCGCGATGCCTGGACGTGCCCGATCGTCGCCGAGACATTGCCATTCAAAGGATACATGCTTCCCTGACATCCCGCGCACCAGAAGAGTTCGTCGGTAGGAAGCTTGGCCGTCGCAGCGACGCAGTCAGCCGCACAGGCTGCAAGCGCGAGCGGATTGGCGAAGAGAACCGCTTCGGGATTGATGATCGCGGTGAGTTCGCTGTCCTGCCAGAGCGGATCGATCTCGGTGATGTAGAGAATGTCGACCGAGCCCTGCTCGAGGCACAGGAAATCGGCAACGATCTCCATCCAGTAGATCAGCGGATAGGCATACCAATGGACATGCCACTGCGAATTGTACTGCGTCGCGCCGCCCACGGCCGAGGGACCTGCCATCGACTTGAACCCGATGTCGAAGCCGGGATCGAGTTTCATCCCGCCGAGATTGACGAAGCACCAGGGCTTCATGCTGACGTCGGCAAGGCGTACCGGCTCCCAGAAGCCCATGGCGATGCCCGGCCGCAAACCGCAGAGGCAAACGGGAAGCGCCGGATTGCTCGTATCGGGACGGCTCGACGGCCAGATCTTCAGACCGCCAACCGAAATCGGAAACAGGCACGACCAGCAGATGTCGGTGATCGGATTGACGAACTTGCCCGTGCAGCGGCCCGGACCGGCAGATGCCTGCGCTGGCGAAGCCGCAGCAAGGCTGAGACTACAGGCAAGGAGCGCGCAGCATATCCATGTGAGAACACGATTTTTTCTGCTCATGACGATGCGCGCTCCTTGGATCGAACCGGCTGCTCGGTGATGATGAGGACGCGGCCCTGCTGCTCGACGGTTGCGGGCACGGCGCGGATGCCGAAATGCTTCACGAGGCTGCCGCCCTGGTCGAAATAGAAACGGCGCTGGCGGGCCTTCATCAGTTCAAGCGGCGCGCCGCGCACGAGGATGAGTTTGGCCTTGGTGCTGGCATAGCGCCGGGTTGCCCAGGCAAGCTGCTCGGGGTCGTCCCCGTCGAGGAACACCAGCGGCACACGCAGCGGTACGGTGTCGAGCGGATTAACCCGAGTTCCGGCGGCGACGATCACCCGGCCCTTGTCGTCGGCAATGTCGCGATCGACGCTGATCGTCGGATCGAAACGCCAGCTGCGCGCTGCCGCCGCAGCATTGATGCCTGCGACTAGCTCAGGGCGGTTGACCCGCGCTATCGTGCGCCGCTTCAGCTCCTCGTTGAGCTTGGCCGTCTCGCCGGTCTTCTCGAGATGGGTGAGACGTGCATGGATTTGCTCGAGCAGGTCAGGCTCGATCACGGACCAGACCGTACCTTGCTGGCCGTAGTCGCGGGCGCTCGCCGGCGCGGCCATCAGAAGACCGGCTACGAGGAAAGGGGCGGCGCGAAGCGGTGTCACAGGATCGGCCTCCCGACCCCGAGAATGCGCTTGGCGCAGATCCACCCGATTGCCGCATAGCGGCTGTCGAAGCCGTCCTTGTGCGCGGTGGTGACGAAATAGCAGCCTTGAGGCACCACGCCTGTCGGACCGAGCGCCAGTGGCTCGCCGAAACGGCTTGCCCGCTTGGCAACCGCAACCTTGCGGCCATTGACGAAGAAGCTGCGCTCCTTCTCGGTTACGATATCGCCGGGCATGCCGCTCACCTTCTTGCCGAACGGCTTGGGCTTATTGCCGAAGTGCCTTTCGAGTAGCGGCGAGGCGGGCGGATCGAACAGGATGATCTCGCCGCGCTGCGGCAGCGCGCCGCGATCGAGCCAGATCGCCCAGTAAGGCAGGCTCGGACTGGCGTTGATCATCAGCGCGTGGTCCTTCGAGAAGGCGGCGAGCGAGGTGAGCGCGAGCGCTGCCGCGCCAAGCCCTGCCCACAGCGCGAGGCGCCGCCCGGTTGGCGAGTGGAGGACAAGATCAGCGGCGCGCATCGGGAATGGCTCCCACGCGGCGCGCGACATCGGCGCGCACGGCTTCGGTGAGGTCAGGCGTGCTGCCGGCCACCACCGCTTCGGCGACAAGCACCGTGCGGCCCTCGCGGCCCAGATGTTCGACCGAGGCTTCGACCGCCTGGAGATAGGCCTGGACGCGCATCTTGGTTTCTTCTGGCGGTCGGCCTGCGCGCGCTTCGGCTTCGATGAAGTCGCCCATGATACTGCTCAGCTGCACGGTCACCACTTCGCGCTTGTCGAGCGCGAGCAGCTTGTCGGTCGCCCAGACGCCCCAGAGCGCCGAGCCAACCACGCTCAAACCGAGCGCGACGGCGGTCCAGTTCACCGCACCCATGCGACCGCGCAGGGACTGTGTTGCCAATATGTTCTTCACAGCTTTTCTCCCGAGAGTTCGCGCTCGAGATCGTTGATGAAGCGCGGCAGGCGCCAGACTACGACGAGCGTCGCGACACCGATGAGGACGAACTTGAACTCGTCGAGGAAGCCGATCTGTCGGCCCTGCTCGGCGCCGAGGAACCGGTCCGAAATATTGGCGAGATGGGCGAAGAAGACCCCGGCATCGCCGCCAGAAATCAGAAGGAAGAAGAGCAGCGGTAGCCCGAGCGCCATGAGGTAGCTCGAGGCGAGGAAGGTGCTGCCGCGAAGCACGATGTAGCACAGGTCGGCGGCATGAGACCGCCAGCCCTTGGCCGGCAATTCGAGGCTGTCGCTGTCGGCACGGGCGTCCTGGGCCCGGTCGATCGGCGTGACGAGATGGAGTGGCATCGGTTTTGGGTGTCCTTGGATGGAGGGAGAAGTCAGGTTCGATTGGCAAAGGCGATCCGTTCGATCGCGTCGGCAAGCTGGTGGCCGCGCGCGATTTCGGCATCGATCGCGGCAAAGGTCTGGGGCGAGCTTGAGAACAGCGTCGCCGAATAGTCGTCGAGCACGAGCCGGCCGATGGCTTCGGTCTCCGGGCCCTTGATGAAGACTTCCGAATAATCGCTGCCCGAACGCTTCAGGCTGCGGATCAGAGTCTCGGTGCGGTCGTCCATGTCGAGGCGCTTCGACGCCTTGAAATCGGCGATCGTCTCGGGCTTCTGCTGGAGGATCAGCATCCAGTCGCTGTTTTCGAGCGCAGCGGTCGCCCCATCGGACTTGTAATAGTCGTTGAGTGACTGCGTCGCGGTTGCCAGCGCCCCGCCATATTTGCGGCAAGTGCGGGCATAGGTTTCGACGAACTCGCCCATCGAGCCGCCCTTGAGCATCGACCACGCCTCGTCGATCAGCAGCAGCTTCCTCACCGAGCGCGGGCTGCGGGTCATGGCCTGGCTGGTCATGAACATGATCGCCGAGAGTACGACGCTGCGCAGTTCCTCGCGGGCGGCAAGGTCCGACATCTCGAAGACGGTAAAGTCGGTGTCAAGATCGAGGCTCGCTTGGCCTTCGAAGAAGGCGCCATAAGTGCCGCCGGCCATGTAGGGCGCAAGCGCGGTGGCGAGATCGCTCGCAGCTTCATTGCCGAGACCGGCCAGTGCTTCGCCGACGCCGGTGATCGAGGCATCGACGCCCCGTTCGCTCCAGACGGTGTTGACCGCCCGGTCGATCAGGCCGCGCTCGGTGTCATTGAGCTTTGTGCTGTGCCGCGCCATCTGGCCGACAATGGCCTTGACCATGCCAAAGCAGTCGAGCCGGTAGTCCTCGTCTTCGGCCGCGCGCTCACCATCGATCATCGAGAACGGATTGAGGCAGAAGCCCGCCTTCATCGTGAACTCGACGAACCGGCCGCCTTGCAGCTTCACCGAATGCTCGAAGCTGCGTCCGTCGTCGATGACCACGACCTGCGCGCCAGCCCCTCGAAGCGCCGCGCACATTTCCTGCAGCAGCACCGATTTGCCCGAGCCTGATTTGCCGCAGATCGCGACATTGTGGTTGCCAGCATCGTTCTCGAACGGCGACCAGAAGAAGGGCTGGCCGCGCCGGCCCACGAACAGCAGGTGCGGATGGACGCTGCCGAGATACTCGCCCTGCATGGGAGCGATATTGGCCGCTGTCGTCGAGAGCACGGTCTTGAAGCGCTTGAGGCGCTCCATGTCCGCGCCAAGGCCATCGGCCAGCGTCATCGGCATGGCCGCTAGCAGCCCCTGGATCTGCAGGTATCGCTCATCGGCAAGATCCCAGCCCGCCGCCTTGTAGATCGACTTGATCGCGCGTTCGTCGCGGTCCCCGCGGCCGAGCGGGGAGTAGGTCGTCAGGCCATAGAAGACCCGCACCAAACGTCGGCCTTCCTGCAGCTCGGACTGCACATGCTGCCACTCGGCTGCCTGCTCGCCGATGCGGGGCAGAAAACGCGCGCTGCGCGTTCCGGCAAGGCTCGTCGTACGCATGAACTTGAAGCCCGCCTTGGCCGAAGCGGCTTCCTGGTCGGGATAGACGAGGCACAGCATCGTCGCCGCCGGGCAGGGGAAGCGCAGCTTGTCGGTAAACATATCGCCGATGAGCCGCGCGCATTCCCACGGCGCCCAACGCTGGGGCATGTTGCGCGAGGAAAAATGCCGAACGTCGAACGCGTCGGGGTAGACCGTGCCGATCTCGGGAACGCCGTCCTCGATCTTGCCCGTCGCACGAAACCGCTCGGTGACGAGCCGCATCCGGTCTTCGTGGATGACGAGCTCGATATCGTGCCGGATCGCCTGGGCCGCGATCGCGTCGTTCGGATTATAGGGCACGGCATCGTCTTGCGGTGCGGTGGTTGGCGAGGTCAGGTCGTCGATGATGGCGATCAGTTGCTGTGGCTCGACTTCGGCAACGCCCAGGTTGAGCGACTTCAACATGGCGATGAGGCCGTCGCGGGTCTGTTTGAGATCTTCGTTGGTGACAGCCTTGGCCGCAGGCACGCCGACCGAAACGATGACCTGATGGTGCCGGGCGTGAAAGGGCGTGTCCTGCGAACCCGATTCCCAGACGAGGCCGTAGAGCCGCCGTGCGCGGTGGCGGGCAATCGCCTCGTAGACGCCGCCCTGGACGTAGCGCGGCGCAAACCAGGGCGCGACGATCCGGCTGATGCGCGGGGATGCGAGATGCAGGACCTGGAGACAGGCGCCTGGCGGAAGACCTTCGGAGAAGAACGACCCGAGGATTTCACCGGTGCGTTCGTCCGCTCCGATCAGAGGCGTGACCGAAAGCACGAAGCCTTTCGAACGCGCGTTGAAATAGAGCCGACTCGCCGGATCGTAGACCCGGTACGGGAGCCAGTCCGAGAGCAGATCGAGCATCAGGGCAGGCCGGTCATGCTCGGCGTGCTCGGCATCGCCCAGAAGGCCGGTGAGGAGCCTGTCAACGATCGTCTTGAGTTTCTCGGCCATCACTTGGGCTCCTTTTGTGCCTTGGCCGCGTTCTTGGCGGCCTCGATCGCCTCGATGGTCGGGTAGATCAGCGGGGCCTTGTCGGCAGAGGGCCGAGGGGTTCGATCATGCGGGGGCTGCGCCATGTCGAACCCCTCGACCGCCGGTGCGCTCGCACCGGCAACCGCCTCGCGCGCCGTGGAGGGGAGGACCAGCGGCGAGGCAGAGGGGATGTCCTCGATCGAGGACGAAGGCTGAAAGGGCTGTCCGAGATCGAACGTCTCGGCATCGGGCTGTTCGGCCGCGGGAAGGGTGGCGGTTTCCTTCAGGAGATCGCTCTTGGCCTGTGCGGCCTTCAGCTGGCGCCTGAGCTGCCGCATCAGCGGCGGGGCAGTATCCTCGCCTGCCTTGCGGCGCAGTTCTGCGGCCCAGCGCGGATTTTCGACCACCGCCCAGGCGACCGCATCGTCGTGCAGCGTCCCGGTTTCATCGATGTGCGCCGGAAAGACGATCCTGAGCGTACGCTCGGAAGTGCGGCCCTGATCGCCGGAAGCGACGGAAACAGGCGGACGCGGGCCGTCCTGGACCGGTCCGGTCGCGGACAAATCCCTGGTCGCGCGGGCATCGATCACCTGGCTGGGTGCGCAGTCGCCCTTGGGGGCACGGCAGGTGAAATCGCCTTCGACATTGGTGCCGAAAGTGGCGCAGCCGCTTGTCAGCACGGCAAGGCAGGCAGAGGCGAGAATACGGTGGCAAAATCCCATGACGATTATCCTTTCTTGGCCGGAGCGAGGGCGACCGCTTTTGCGGGCTTGAGGAATTCGCGGAGCATGGAAGCCGGGCGATACCCTTCGAGGATCGCGCCGTCGGACGGGCGTACGATCACCGGCGTTCCGTTAAAGCCATGGGCCTTGGCAAAGGCTTCGTTGGCATCGAGCCCGCTCGTGTCACAAGGCTTCGGATTGGCGAGGGCGAGGCCCGAATAGGCCATGTGGAGGGAGACCTCGGGGCGCGGCGAGCACAGCACCCGTTCGGCATCGCGGCGGCTGTCGGCCCCGAAGATCGAAATGGGCCGCTCCTCGACGCGCGCGCCAATCGCCTTCAGTTCGGCTTCGAGTTTCTTGCAGTAGCCGCAGTGGAAATCGGAGAAGACGACGACCTTGGGGCCGTTGGCTGGTCCCCAGGTGATCGCGCCGTTCGCGGGCAGGCCAGCGAGCGATACCTTCTGCGGGGTGGCGCGCGGGGCAGGCTGGCTTTCTTCGTTGGCATTGCTCCGCCGTGCAGCACCAGCAGCCAGCAGATCAGGATTGAGCGCGAGGAGACGGGCTGCCGTCAGGTCTTGCCGCGCTTCCATGTCGTAGATGCGCCCGATCACCAGATATTTGGCCGCGCGATCGACATAGAACAGCGTCGATTTCGAGGCGACTTCGCACAGGCCGCCAAGGCCATCGCAGGTGATCGCATCGATCGGCGTCTTCGGCAGGCGCAGCTTGAGCGCGGCGCGCACCTTGGCCGTATCAGGCGCCTGGGCCGGGGAAGCGAGGCTGGCCACGCCCCAGCCCGTCGCGGCGGACAGTGCGATGACGGCGGCGGCGGACGCCACTGGTCGCAGCCAGCGCCGCGGCTTGCTCGGGGTTGGGTTGTTTGCGGCGGGGGTCATTGGGAGTTCCTCACGTAGACGCCGTCGAGAAAGACGATTTCGACATCGATGCCGGTCGGCATCTCGACGACGGGTTGGTATTGTTCGGCGCGCTCGATCAGATATTTGCTGACCGTATCGGCCGCGTCCGCAGCGCCCTGGCCGAGCCCGCCGCCGAGAATGTCGCCGGCCGAGAGCTTCGAGCGGGTGCCGTCGGCATTGGTCGTGACACCGGAAAAGACGCTGTTGGCGTTCGCCGAAAACCCGCGTCCGAAACCGCCCACGATCCCGGCAAGCAGGGCCTGGCTCACAAGGCTGCCCTCGCGGCTGACGACACGCCCACGCACGCCCGATTTTCCGGCAAAGCTGATGAAGCCTTTGACCTCGCTCACCGCGACGCGCCCGCCGGGCTGATCGCAGGTCATCCGGGCCAGCTTCACATAGACTTTCTCGGAAGAGAGATCGCCGCGCGCCGCGCCATTGACGATACAGCCCTGGATGCGGGTCGTCAGAACCTTGCCGTTCTGCATGACTGATCGCGCTGGGCCGGTGATGCGCAGGACAACGGGAAGCGGATCGGTCTGGCTCGCGACACCGGCCGATGCATCGACGCCAACGATGACGCGCGCCGAGGCATAGGAATTAGGCGGCAGATAGTCCGGTGAATCCTCGATCACGACCGGCGGGGTTTCGGGACGCGCAAACCTTGGTCCGTTTGCCCCGGCTTTGTCCGACGTGAAGCTCATAAGCTTGACTTCGCCTGGCCCGGGCATAGCAGCTTCACCGGCCCCCACCGGCGCGCCGCCGAGCGTTGACGGGGCTGTCCGGCCGCGCGCGTCATAGCCGCCAGCTTGCGGGCCATAGGCCGGCGGCGGCACGCTCGGGGGAGCCGAGGTGCTCTGGCTGGCAAGGCGCGTCTTCAGATCCGCGTTCTCGGCGGAGATCGCATCGATCGCGGCCTGGCCGTCAACGCGCATGGCCTGGTTCTCGGCCTTGAGGGCGGCGAGCTGGGCTTCGATTTCCTCGCGCGGGAGGCTCGCGTCCTTCATCGCCTTCTGCTCGCGGGTCACGGCATCGAGACGATTGCCGTAGGTCGCGACGAATTCGCGCTGCGAAAGGTCGCGATTGATGAGTCCCGCCGTGTCGATGGTCTGAGCGGCGGTGGGATCGTCGATCTTCGCGCCGTCGTCGCCTCCCAGGATGAACCAGCTACCGCCGACAAGCGCGAGCGCGCCCATAGAGCCAAGCAGAAGCTTCTGCCGCCGCGCGGTCTTGGCGTTGAGGCTGGTGACTGGTGAAGGCGATGCGGGATCGGCTTGAACCGGGGTCGAGGGGGCGGCTGTGTCGCTCATTGACCGATCTCCCCGTTCGTGCCGACGATGAAGGCGACGGTGCTCTCGCCCGATTGGAGAGTTGGCTGGGCGATTGAGATGGCAAGGGTCCCGGACGACGCGAGATCCGCTTCGCCAAGCGTCAGCGGCTTGCGGCCACGGTTCGCCAGGCGGATGACCTTTCCGGCGAGCGCGCTGCCGCGGTAATCGGCGATGAGCTGGATTTCGAGATCGCCGACCCGTGCCGGAAGGGCGGAGGACTGCCTGACTTCGAAGCCATCGACCGTCTGGTCATTGGCCATGGCCTGGATGAGCCGCACTGCGCTCGTCTCCAGCGGCGTTTCGCTTTCCCAGCCAGATGCCTTGTTTGTCGCGATCGCCGGGTTGGTGATGAAGACCTGCACTGCCGGGACAGGCTCGACCTGGCAGGAAACCTTGTAGACGAAGCCCTTCTTGGTCGTGGCGAAGAAGCTGATCGACCGCGCCGCATAGGTCTCGGGCACCGACACGTAGATGTCGCCGCGCAGCGGTTCGTTGGTGACCGCAAAATCGTTGTAGGGCGTGCCGGTCGAGATCTTCGAGACGCTGGCAAACTGGTCGTCGATAAGCGCGAAGCGCGTCAGCTCGCGGGCCGACACGGCGCATTCGATGCTTGCTCCATCTGCAGCCTGTTTGAACTGGTCGGCGGCCTGCGCGCCGCTTCCTGAAAATGCGAGCATGGTGCTGGCGCAAAGAGCCAGGCTCCAGGCGCGCGTCTTGCGTCGGTAAGCCATCACTGGGCCTCCTTCGTTGGGTCTTTGGGGGGCAACTGGCTGAAGCCTGACAGCGCGAGACGCAGGCCCCGGTAGGTCCAGTTGAAGCGGAAACGGCGTTCGTCGCTCGCGATGACCTGGGCGCCGACAA
The genomic region above belongs to Qipengyuania spongiae and contains:
- the traC gene encoding type IV secretion system protein TraC, which codes for MAEKLKTIVDRLLTGLLGDAEHAEHDRPALMLDLLSDWLPYRVYDPASRLYFNARSKGFVLSVTPLIGADERTGEILGSFFSEGLPPGACLQVLHLASPRISRIVAPWFAPRYVQGGVYEAIARHRARRLYGLVWESGSQDTPFHARHHQVIVSVGVPAAKAVTNEDLKQTRDGLIAMLKSLNLGVAEVEPQQLIAIIDDLTSPTTAPQDDAVPYNPNDAIAAQAIRHDIELVIHEDRMRLVTERFRATGKIEDGVPEIGTVYPDAFDVRHFSSRNMPQRWAPWECARLIGDMFTDKLRFPCPAATMLCLVYPDQEAASAKAGFKFMRTTSLAGTRSARFLPRIGEQAAEWQHVQSELQEGRRLVRVFYGLTTYSPLGRGDRDERAIKSIYKAAGWDLADERYLQIQGLLAAMPMTLADGLGADMERLKRFKTVLSTTAANIAPMQGEYLGSVHPHLLFVGRRGQPFFWSPFENDAGNHNVAICGKSGSGKSVLLQEMCAALRGAGAQVVVIDDGRSFEHSVKLQGGRFVEFTMKAGFCLNPFSMIDGERAAEDEDYRLDCFGMVKAIVGQMARHSTKLNDTERGLIDRAVNTVWSERGVDASITGVGEALAGLGNEAASDLATALAPYMAGGTYGAFFEGQASLDLDTDFTVFEMSDLAAREELRSVVLSAIMFMTSQAMTRSPRSVRKLLLIDEAWSMLKGGSMGEFVETYARTCRKYGGALATATQSLNDYYKSDGATAALENSDWMLILQQKPETIADFKASKRLDMDDRTETLIRSLKRSGSDYSEVFIKGPETEAIGRLVLDDYSATLFSSSPQTFAAIDAEIARGHQLADAIERIAFANRT
- a CDS encoding conjugal transfer protein TraV; amino-acid sequence: MGFCHRILASACLAVLTSGCATFGTNVEGDFTCRAPKGDCAPSQVIDARATRDLSATGPVQDGPRPPVSVASGDQGRTSERTLRIVFPAHIDETGTLHDDAVAWAVVENPRWAAELRRKAGEDTAPPLMRQLRRQLKAAQAKSDLLKETATLPAAEQPDAETFDLGQPFQPSSSIEDIPSASPLVLPSTAREAVAGASAPAVEGFDMAQPPHDRTPRPSADKAPLIYPTIEAIEAAKNAAKAQKEPK
- a CDS encoding DsbC family protein, yielding MTPAANNPTPSKPRRWLRPVASAAAVIALSAATGWGVASLASPAQAPDTAKVRAALKLRLPKTPIDAITCDGLGGLCEVASKSTLFYVDRAAKYLVIGRIYDMEARQDLTAARLLALNPDLLAAGAARRSNANEESQPAPRATPQKVSLAGLPANGAITWGPANGPKVVVFSDFHCGYCKKLEAELKAIGARVEERPISIFGADSRRDAERVLCSPRPEVSLHMAYSGLALANPKPCDTSGLDANEAFAKAHGFNGTPVIVRPSDGAILEGYRPASMLREFLKPAKAVALAPAKKG
- a CDS encoding TrbI/VirB10 family protein; the protein is MSDTAAPSTPVQADPASPSPVTSLNAKTARRQKLLLGSMGALALVGGSWFILGGDDGAKIDDPTAAQTIDTAGLINRDLSQREFVATYGNRLDAVTREQKAMKDASLPREEIEAQLAALKAENQAMRVDGQAAIDAISAENADLKTRLASQSTSAPPSVPPPAYGPQAGGYDARGRTAPSTLGGAPVGAGEAAMPGPGEVKLMSFTSDKAGANGPRFARPETPPVVIEDSPDYLPPNSYASARVIVGVDASAGVASQTDPLPVVLRITGPARSVMQNGKVLTTRIQGCIVNGAARGDLSSEKVYVKLARMTCDQPGGRVAVSEVKGFISFAGKSGVRGRVVSREGSLVSQALLAGIVGGFGRGFSANANSVFSGVTTNADGTRSKLSAGDILGGGLGQGAADAADTVSKYLIERAEQYQPVVEMPTGIDVEIVFLDGVYVRNSQ
- a CDS encoding type-F conjugative transfer system secretin TraK, which gives rise to MAYRRKTRAWSLALCASTMLAFSGSGAQAADQFKQAADGASIECAVSARELTRFALIDDQFASVSKISTGTPYNDFAVTNEPLRGDIYVSVPETYAARSISFFATTKKGFVYKVSCQVEPVPAVQVFITNPAIATNKASGWESETPLETSAVRLIQAMANDQTVDGFEVRQSSALPARVGDLEIQLIADYRGSALAGKVIRLANRGRKPLTLGEADLASSGTLAISIAQPTLQSGESTVAFIVGTNGEIGQ